The following coding sequences are from one Oncorhynchus clarkii lewisi isolate Uvic-CL-2024 chromosome 20, UVic_Ocla_1.0, whole genome shotgun sequence window:
- the LOC139376914 gene encoding E3 SUMO-protein ligase ZNF451, giving the protein MSSPTGAEDEDEVEFVSEAPLRPVLECIDLLSEGEDDDSLPMAETIEDEIERQKAQVTSTLDRLAQQVSVERKEREEKCKAFKEKQISQKAHGRQELAFSPNGHAYDAKRCVDMWLKMPGVKPGIINTGASWRRRQVPFPTSSSSTHTCPVINCGRVYDNVPLLEGHLKRFDHSPCDPTIYLKGSPTELFACVACGLHFETKEAWRVHQQSMLSSSPNEDHDHSQTCQSIVCFACPVCYFLFYTRDECLHHMAAKNHFSQSIIMSETTGTALPVPIPRYAKNRLTALCKEVIFSVRCTTCRKGLNSHMEAQAHFNVQCREGSARAEAVKTVVQVMKQLQVLGQCSVCCKLFLTQGQVDRHKELSRHITEVNSTMERAILHYSNFYEIQHAKRAAVAPSQKRDKERGDSVGYPAKRQRRGGTLNGSAGPSTSVSIVAWFCECGQRFSEEAMASKHLLTANQIFHQCGVCGKRMDESSITRLHMSRFHGGAHLSNFLFHCRLCKVDMPRHEDILLHVSETHSGHTYFREREVSDEEPAPISYSKPSTSGRPSAPTEPRARTTTPTCLPKQDERWLCRMCEDIFDSERAVHKHCRDVRNHSFQRFACGHCPQKFFKEDTLRRHCVNEHSNQIVTRYFCGLCDSMQYDTEGEFQEHYRSLHSKDYYLMDVPGVDRPTEAENYNSSHLATTSECLCPCMSSEKAEDERKATFTRCMKLLSSEDKCSFVCAPCDIKVASFAQIKTHVHSQHEALGLEKTFDVVCGSCQKSHNDVPSFHNHYHSQHCFLEPCSSSRDGGESRTEKAATSSAVKTLAAVEIKPEVNVEEFDDMKHAIAVNLDEVRDDTEPHGDESEEMKRALALSAEEAREPTDFDIEMEEALKRSLLEY; this is encoded by the exons ATGTCCTCCCCGACTGGAGCAGAAGATGAAGATGAGGTGGAGTTTGTGTCA GAGGCTCCACTCAGACCTGTACTGGAGTGTATTGATTTACTGAGTGAGGGCGAAGACGATGACAGTTTACCCATGGCAGAGACA atTGAAGATGAGATTGAGCGACAGAAGGCTCAGGTCACCTCCACTTTGGACAGACTGGCTCAGCAAGTCTCtgtggagagaaaggaaagagaagagaagtgtaAAGCCTTCAAG GAGAAGCAAATCTCACAAAAGGCTCATGGGCGGCAGGAACTGGCATTTAGTCCCAATGGACATGCATATGATGCCAAGCGCTGTGTGGATATGTGGTTAAAGATGCCAG GTGTGAAACCTGGTATCATCAATACTGGAGCTAGCTGGAGACGCAGACAGGTCCCCTTTCCTACCAGTAGCTCATCTACACATACCTGTCCAGTGATCAACTGTGGTCGGGTTTATGACAACGTGCCTCTCCTGGAAGGTCACTTGAAAAG GTTTGACCACTCTCCTTGTGATCCGACCATCTACCTGAAAGGAAGCCCAACTGAGCTGTTTGCTTGCGTTGCCTGTGGTCTGCATTTTGAAACCAAAGAGGCTTGGAGGGTGCATCAGCAGTCAATG ctGTCCTCCTCGCCTAATGAAGACCATGACCACAGTCAGACCTGCCAGTCCATCGTCTGCTTCGCCTGCCCTGTCTGCTACTTCCTGTTCTACACCAGGGACGAGTGCCTCCATCACATGGCGGCCAAAAACCACTTCTCTCAGTCCATCATCATGAGTG AAACTACAGGGACAGCATTGCCAGTTCCCATCCCTCGATATGCGAAGAATCGTCTTACTGCTTTATGTAAGGAGGTTATATTCAGCGTGAGATGTACAACATGCCGAAAGGGGCTTAACTCACACATGGAAGCACAGGCCCACTTCAA TGTGCAGTGCAGAGAGGGCAGTGCCAGGGCTGAGGCAGTGAAAACAGTGGTGCAGGTTATGAAACAACTGCAGGTGCTGGGCCAGTGCTCTGTGTGTTGCAAACTGTTCCTCACCCAAGGTCAAGTTGACAGGCACAAAGAATTGAGTCGGCACATTACTGAGGTCAACAGCACCATGGAAAGGGCGATTCTGCACTACAGCAATTTCTATGAAATCCAACACGCCAAGAGGGCTGCGGTTGCCCCATCACAGAagagggacaaggagagaggTGATTCTGTTGGATACCCAGCCAAGCGCCAGAGACGCGGGGGAACTTTGAATGGCAGTGCTGGGCCCTCAACGAGTGTCTCGATAGTGGCATGGTTCTGTGAATGTGGCCAGCGCTTTTCAGAGGAGGCCATGGCAAGCAAGCACCTTTTAACTGCCAATCAGATATTCCATCAATGTGGTGTGTGTGGAAAGCGTATGGATGAGTCGTCCATCACTCGCCTGCACATGAGCCGCTTTCATGGCGGCGCCCACCTCTCAAACTTCCTATTCCACTGCCGGCTGTGCAAGGTGGACATGCCACGTCACGAGGACATCCTGTTGCATGTGTCAGAGACCCACAGTGGACACACTTACTTCAGGGAAAGAGAGGTATCAGACGAGGAGCCTGCTCCCATCTCCTATTCCAAACCCTCCACCAGTGGCAGACCCAGCGCTCCCACTGAGCCCAGGGCTAGAACTACAACTCCCACATGTCTCCCCAAACAGGACGAGAGGTGGCTGTGCAGAATGTGTGAGGACATCTTTGACTCGGAGCGAGCCGTGCACAAGCACTGCAGAGATGTGAGAAACCACAGTTTCCAGAGGTTTGCCTGTGGCCACTGCCCACAGAAGTTCTTCAAGGAGGACACATTACGCAGGCACTGTGTGAACGAGCACAGCAACCAAATAGTGACACGCTACTTCTGCGGGCTCTGTGACAGCATGCAGTATGACACCGAGGGGGAGTTCCAGGAGCACTATAGAAGCCTGCACAGTAAGGACTACTACCTCATGGATGTGCCTGGGGTTGATAGACCCACTGAGGCCGAAAACTACAACTCCAGTCATCTGGCAACAACCAGTGAATGTCTGTGTCCATGCATGTCGTCAGAAAAGGCAGAAGACGAAAGGAAGGCTACTTTCACACGATGCATGAAGCTGCTGTCCAGTGAAGACAAATGCAGCTTTGTATGCGCACCATGCGACATCAAGGTAGCCTCCTTTGCTCAGATTAAGACTCATGTCCACTCTCAACACGAAGCCTTGGGGCTAGAGAAGACCTTTGACGTGGTGTGTGGATCCTGTCAGAAGAGTCATAACGACGTGCCCAGTTTCCATAACCACTACCACTCCCAGCACTGCTTTCTGGAGCCTTGCTCCAGCTctagagatggaggtgagagTCGTACGGAGAAGGCAGCAACTTCCTCCGCTGTTAAGACACTGGCTGCTGTGGAGATTAAACCGGAAGTGAATG TGGAGGAGTTTGACGATATGAAACATGCCATCGCTGTGAACTTGGATGAGGTCAGAGATGACACTGAACCCCATGGAG ATGAATCTGAGGAGATGAAGCGTGCCTTGGCTTTAAGTGCAGAAGAAGCAAGAGAGCCAACTGACTTTGATATTG AGATGGAGGAAGCTCTCAAAAGAAGCCTTCTTGAATACTGA
- the LOC139376915 gene encoding BAG family molecular chaperone regulator 2 has protein sequence MFTLWRCLSSRNLYVVLLGPASAPLGVHWNLISREIIILTMAQAKIHQAKMIEAANGKFSRSMSMADRSGRLLESLDQLEIRVEALREAATSMEQERECLLDMIQSIKNSEEMRSICDGEREELSLTANRLLGRTLTVEISVEIIRNSTQEDALRKATSLIDELAAKLLDDMDGARKGLMALHAACVTEAPPVPIDTKFQTIVITCALEDQKKIKRRLETLIRNVDNAEKNIKIMDHQKVDDLNSANGK, from the exons ATGTTTACTCTGTGGCGCTGTCTGTCAAGCAGAAACCTCTACGTTGTGCTCTTGGGACCAGCTAGTGCACCGTTAGGTGTCCATTGGAATTTAATCTCGAGGGAGATCATTATACTAACTATGGCACAAGCGAAAATCCACCAGGCTAAAATGATTGAAGCCGCTAATGGCAAATTCAGCAGATCAATGTCTATGGCAGATCGCTCCGGACGACTTCTTGAAAGTTTGGACCAGCTGGAAATAAG GGTGGAGGCTTTACGCGAAGCCGCAACTTCAAtggaacaggagagagagtgcTTACTTGATATGATCCAGTCCATAAAGAATAGTGAAGAAATGCGCAGTATTTGTGACG gagagagagaggaactatcTTTAACTGCTAACCGTCTTCTGGGTAGGACGCTGACAGTTGAAATATCAGTGGAAATCATTAGAAACTCCACACAAGAGGATGCGCTACGCAAGGCTACCTCTTTGATTGATGAGCTTGCTGCAAAGTTGCTTGACGACATGGATGGGGCCAGAAAGGGCCTGATGGCACTGCACGCTGCCTGTGTGACCGAGGCACCACCGGTTCCTATCGATACAAAATTCCAGACGATCGTCATCACCTGCGCCCTGGAAGATCAGAAAAAAATCAAGAGGAGGCTGGAAACTCTGATAAGGAACGTGGATAATGCTGAGAAGAATATCAAGATAATGGATCATCAGAAAGTGGATGACTTAAACAGTGCCAATGGCAAATGA